GCAGCGACCCCTTTAAATACTTTTCGTGCCTCGACTCCAAACAACATGCTGTACATTTTGTGTCCAATCTCCCCAATTGTCCTTGATGCGCTTGATTTTATGCCGTTCAGCCTGTTTCTCCAGGCTTCAATTGAAGGGGCTCCATCAACTGAGTGAATCCAATCATGGGTTAAGGCAGTTCGGGAGGGTGAGAGGAATAACTGCTCTGTGTCTTTGTTCTTCTTGCTCTGCGGCAGCAGCAGAGATTTTTCAATCAAGCCTTGAGTTGGAAATCCAGGGGAAATGCAATGAAAAAATAACTTGCCAATCACACCAAAATCAATTTCCTACTGTGGGATGAgagaaaataattttcaattactttaatacatttttttattgaaatacaGAGTTAAACTTTGTGTAAATAAAAAACCTACCAAATGttatagtttttcttttggcacaAATAGGTGAAAAGGATCATGTAAGCCTGAAACAACCAATCGTGACCTAGGAAAGCGGCACATGACTCTACTCTGATTTCCTATTAAAGTAGCAATTAACTGAGCAAGGAAGTGGTGCTAGTAATCAGACCAGGATCGATGAGCTTCATAAAGTGAAGCGGACAATGGCAAAATTACTTTTCCAAAAGTAGGATCTTAGCTTAGACCTCACCAACCAAGTCTTCTAATAAATCCCCCTTTTCAGGCAATGTCCAGCTTGctacaatcattcattttctgaaccacttatcctcacgagagTGGCTCATATGTTGGAGAAAAAGCAGAGTACATGGAGAAAGGCTGTGCAAGCCTGTGATGAACATGCCAAtcacacacagtgaggaccgattCGGGAGGGAATCTTTGACCTTGGAATTGTGAGTCCAACGTATTAACCAGTTGACCACCGGCTCATCAACTCGCAACATATTTTTCATCAATCAGACTTGGATATTTCAATGTGGAGTAGTAGTCCCAAATAGATCAGCTGACAGCCAGAGAGGCAAATCAAATTTATGAGGTTATCACTGTCAATTCACAGCCTGCAGTGACTCCAATACAAGCTGGCGAGGACAGATAAAGCACACTTTAGAGATTTTGGCCTCAACTTTATTTGTACATCAGagaagtattttttgttgttgtgctgTTTTATCCATCCACACCTAATCCCAATTCATAAGGCTGCCTGAGCTTCTAGTAGTATATACAGAAGATGTCTTAAATATTGtgaatttttaataatattcaaAGTGTTGAAAACATCTTTTTGGGGGGGCAGGTAGCCTCCCTGTTTAAAAATAGTGTATCATGTGAATTTATGATTAATTTTACTTAAAATCATGTAATGTCTTTGTACGAAGGGAGCATTAAAAGCTTTTTCTTTGTGAATACTGAAGTCCACATATTACAGCACATTTAGGCCCATGTAGGTTTTTCAGTTTGTGGACATACGCTCGTGCGTTATTCCCCATTTATTTGACAAGCATCTTCAATGTGCTAATCCCCATTTACGCGACAAAAGCAGTGATTAGTTTGAAAGGCCGAGCTGCTGTCAGTGTTAATTGTCTGTTAATCAATTAATGGCCTCCCGGAGCTTCTTCTCAAAACCTTCCAAGATTCTcggttatttttttacatctaaTGAAACCTGGCTTTTGTTGTGAAAGGAGAAATGTCACACGACAACCATATTTTTCTGTATATTTGGATGACCCATCATCACAGTGATCGGGACAATAATACGTCATCCTCTAATGATGCAAGCTATTGTACTGAAATCACTGAAATGGTACAAATTAGGCTTGTTATTccacaaatttgaaagaaaaaatgtctcattttaaagAACAGAACACAAGTTGGAATATGAGAAAATCTCTGTTACTATTGGCCGATCTACTCAGTGAATGACCTCTGATTGGAGTAACATATCAATCCCCAACCTGACCaagacagatgtccaatctgtctCGGTCAGGGAGAGCCTGACACCGATCATTTGTTGCCAATAGATTGGACTACTATccctgtcaatagcagccagtGAAAGAATCACACAAATTAAAGAATTGGAAAAATAGACAACTTTCTCCTTTGCCCGAACCTCTCGGTTAATCTGCATCGAGCGCAGTTTCGGGGGTCTTGTTTTACATCAGCTATCTCCTGGCGTGTGAAGAGAACAAGGCCCAGCATGAGCCCCCTTCTCGTATTCAGCTGTCACAGACACTGCCTGTGGGGGTTCAGTCAAAGGTGTGTTGAAAAAGCTTCTCCTATAGCAACTGCCAAAAGGAGGATGCTCACTAAtcccaaaaatgaaaacttgCCAGAAGATTGGAATTATTTCTATCAAGCCTTACAGCAGTGATTACATTCTAAGGAACTTTAGTTCGTGGGCCACATTAATCCCATCTAGATCTCATGTGGGCTGGAACAGTTTATTTTTTGGATATCTTTCATTATCAATAGCAGGCATTTTCTTACATTCTACCACTTGCATGTTTTATAGGGTACTCACAGGCCCGTTTAGGCCCACAGGCCGCacatttgacacccctgctttaaggtTAAAATCTAATCAAGTGATTAAAAATCAGCAATTCAATGAAACTGtctctatttataaaaaaatgctgaGATGCTTCTTATTTTAGCCAACTTTGAGACCGCATTTGACCGTCTATTTACACTAATCGCATTTTTAAGACACTTATAATGAGCATATGAGTAAAGAGCTACTGCTAAACATTGGAAGTGCAGGATGCCTAATTAAtaggattttttccccctctgaaAATATGTGAATTGCTTTTTGCCCCTCAGAATGCTTGGTAGATGACCCACTCCTCCCCTTCGCCACTTATTATAAAAAGTTCTGCACAACTGTAATGTTCAGCCGACAATTAGGATGACCTGCTGTCTGAAGGAGTGTGTCAACATTTCTCCAAGCTGCAATGCAATCATTTATTTGGGTCTCCAAACACCAATTTGCACTGTTTGTGTTTGACTGGACgggagataagaaaaaaaaggggctgCGTAGTCATACAAGGTTTTGTCGGCTATTGATCGAGAGACAACTGATCCAAAATACGGTTTAAAAATAGCCCTCAAATCAACCTACCGCGGTTgacatttaacaaaatataCAGAAGAAGTATCCAAAGTACGTTTTGTCATGGTAGCAAAGGGGCTTGCTTGTTGGCTGCATATCTCATTGTGATTGTTCATTGATTTAATAATCAAATGAAAGTGAAATGGCTTCTTCTTTACTAATACATCTCCATGGGAACTGCTTTCTTGTTAACCATCCGAATGGCCGTTATCATTGACTTATTGATTAGGTGATAATGATGTTTTTAGAGAGCATTAAGGCCACAACACAGTGTTTCATAACATTGTAGATTTGTGTCAAGCTGGTTGGTCTCGTGGAACCAGTCACTTTTTTCTTACTTCCTAATGCCTTGACATAAAGATATAAATGTTTACACACATACGTATATTTTTATAAACGATCTTTCTCTTAAaatgagaatgtttttttttccaacccagACTCAAATTGAGCTCTTATTTGGggtcaaatatgtattttctataTAGGTTAATGTTTAATTTGACAGTAATTAAGAAAAATGCCGAACTTAAAATGGCCTATTGTTTGATTTAGCTTTTCAATGAGTGTGAATGAAATAtccataaaattgaaataaataaatacatatataaataaatgcagtTTTATGTTGCTTGCCAATTATACAAGGAAAAAACTTAGTTAGGCGACCAGCTatcttaaaaaatgttcaagTCATGTCATATTTATTTCAAGGCATCACTCTATATGCATAAGGAATTTTTATAGCAGGCTTTACAGGGGGTTTCTCTTGCGTCAAATTGTCTATTGCCTCATTGTCAATTTACAATTACAGTTTGTGGCTTGGTCTAATTTTGTAATGTGACCCCATCTCTGGCTAGTCCAAGCTTTAGCTGGGATAACTACATTacggtgtgtttttttcctgcgACCATTACTTTCAGAACCTCGACTCCCTTCAAGACCTTTTATGTCAGCAGCCTTTCCCTCAAAGCCTTCTGCTGTGTGGGGACCTTGTGTGAAAGCTTAATGGAATAATGCAGCTGCGCAATCCCGTAGGACGGAGAAAGAGGACGGCGGCGGTCATTAGAGTTTAGTACAGGTGACCTACACAGAATCCATGAACACGGTGTTATTTGTAACCAGAGACAGCAGGTCTTGTCCATGCTACAGTACATTTACAAAATGATGACAGCATTGTTAGAATGCCTCATTTTTATTCtaagaaaaatgcattgtaaAACAGAATGCAAAGTTATTTCATTTGCttaattttgtttaaacatTGATCATTAAATGGTGACGTATTGAGGTCGTGCTGAATGTCAACTCATTGCTGAGAGATATAAATACTATGGAAAATGTGTTTGTCCCATTTTGGTTGCCAACATTTTCTTTGTGGAACCCCAAAACCCATTGGAGACTTTGAcctgttttcttcttttacttcttttcatccattttggAATTGGTTATTTGTACCATGTTTTAGATTTTGTTCTCTGTATTTGCCACATATTACATTTGCATGATCTTCACAGGTGTTGATAATCACCTGGAGTCAGATTTTCCAGCCCTAAGGCTATAGAAGCAACCACTTAGCTTAACCCGATTTAAAATTCACTGAGGGGGAACAatctgagggggaaaaaaaatcattgatttcAAAAGATTTCTTTTAATGATCAAAACATTTGCCAAGTCCAAAATTGCTTTTAATTTCTTTTCtgacatgtctttttttttgctcaacagTTTACctatttaatattcatttacCTTCTTATTAGGCCGCTGCTAAATATGAAAGTATAAAAAATGCTCTGCACAACAAGCTTGAATTCAGCCTACATTCTTGTTCACCTGCGTCTCCCCACCTGTATAGAATTAGCCCTATATATTTacaattaatacaaaaaaataaaccaaaaatacatttaaaaaaacttttttattcaCCCGGTTCCCATCCTCAggtaaacaaaatgaaagtggAAGGATTTCAACCTGACACTTGCATCCATtgatttttcaggaaaaaaaaagtttgcgcTCCTCCCCCAGTTTCTCGAAACCGCTTCAATCGTCAATTACAATAAAGCCCTGCTAGTGTTTTGTGGCATTCTGTTGTTACCACCCAGTTTCCCCTCCCCGTCTCCCTCCCACCCAATCTCCCATCGTGACACCACCaccacgcagaagccagtgaaCGCCTCACTTGCATCGAGTGCGCAGGAGCGTCTCGCCGTGAAGAAGTCAGATGGAAAGAAGCAGCAGACGAGGAGGACGTCACCATGAGAGTCCACTCGACGCTCGCTTAAAaagggagagcgagagaaagTGGACTCGCTGAAGCATTCGGATGCTCGTCCGGTCCAAAGCAGGACTGCAGAAAGAGAGGGAGCCCAGTCTGGAAAATCCAGCAAGGATGTTGAACGTTTGAGCAACTTGTCCCCTGTGATGAGGACACCGCCAAAAGTGGATAAGGTAGCTCCTCGCGCGTAATTGGTTCTTTTCCGAATGGCTTCCTTCGGCTGGCTGAAAGTCGACGCGCACCGGTGATTATTTTCATGGCTGCGGGGCGCAGCGGGAGTTGCGCGTGGAGAAAGAGGACGCCGTGAGCAGAAGGCAAGCGAGGAAGCACactttttggggctttttgaAACGGGAGGTTTGGAGGGGGGGCTTCGGGGAGGAGGTGGGGCGTCCTCTTTGAGACCGAGGAGTTATCGGACTTGTATCCCTCCTGAATTTCTCACCGCCTCTTGCTTTCTTCCGTAGTATGTCTGCACTCCGAAAGAAATTCGGGGACGATTACCAGGTAGTGACCACGTCATCCAGCGGCTCCGGCTTCGGCAACCAGGCGCCGGCGGAGAAGAAGCGCAAGCGGCAGCGCTTCGTGGACAAGAACGGCCGCTGCAACGTTCAGCATGGCAACCTGGGGGGCGAGACCAGCAGGTACCTGTCGGACCTCTTCACCACCCTGGTAGACTTGAAATGGCGCTGGAACCTCTTCATCTTCGTCCTCACCTACACGGTGGCCTGGCTCTTCATGGCGTCCATGTGGTGGTTCATCGCCTACATCCGCGGGGACCTCAACAAGGCCCACAACGACAAGTACACGCCGTGCGTGGCCAACGTCTACAACTTTCCCTCCGCCTTTCTCTTCTTCATCGAGACCGAGGCCACCATCGGCTACGGCTACCGTTACATCACGGACAAGTGTCCCGAGGGTatcatcctcttcctcttccagtCCATCCTGGGCTCCATCGTGGACGCCTTCCTCATCGGCTGCATGTTCATCAAGATGTCTCAGCCCAAGAAGAGGGCCGAGACGCTCATGTTCAGCGAGCACGCCGCCATCTCCATGCGCGACGGCAAACTCACGCTCATGTTTCGGGTGGGCAACCTGCGCAACAGCCACATGGTCTCGGCACAGATCCGATGCAAGCTGCTCAAAGTAAGTCAGTGGAAACGCTGCCAACTTATCCAGTAGAAagagggaaataaaaaaaatggacggaATCTGGACAAAAAGTGATCACCTTATATTGTGATTAGTATTACACAATATCAAATATTGCAAATCTAGGCCAGGTCACTGGAAGAGTTGATTTTTCAAATAGGAATACAGTTATGCATCGGGTAATGATGGAGAATAGGAATGTCCAAGCCAGTGTGTAAAATAATTTAAGATTTTGTATTGGCGATGGAACTGCAAAGAACATCTTTACTCTGTTTTGCTAAATCTGAAGGTCAAACTTAATGCTAAACAAATCATACTTAAACATGGAATTcatgatatttaaaaatatttaaatgttacaCTGTGATATTAcactacaaatatttaaatattacactGTGATATTAcactacaaatatttaaatattacactGTGATATTAcactacaaatatttaaataatacacTGTGATATTAcactacaaatatttaaatattacactGTGAATCCCCAAACAAGGGAAGACCAGATACTGCATcaatttctaattttattttcagaTACTTCAAATTTGTATTGCACCACTTTTACCAGTGTAATATTCAGTGTTGTCGTTATAAATATCTTCAGTGCAGCTTCAGATACCCACGGTGAATCACAAATACAGTAACGGCAAGGGAAGATAGCTttggataaatatatatatatatactagatATGAGTATCTAATTTCAGCTTCAGATATGTGAAATTTGATTCTGACTTTCCTATTCAAGATACAACACCCCCAAAGAAGTCAAGGTAGTATATTAAACTGGGCCCTCGCTTTAGCCGTGAGGGATTTGGACTGCAAATATCAAACAAAACTGACAATGTTTTCTTGCCTACTCCTCCTCAGTCCCGGCAGACCCCCGAAGGCGAGTTCCTCCCCTTGGATCAGTTGGAGCTTGACGTGGGCTTCAGCACGGGGGCGGACCAACTCTTCCTGGTGTCGCCACTCACCATCTGCCACGTGATCGACACCAAAAGCCCCTTCTACGACCTTTCGCAGAGGTCCATGCAAACAGAGCAGTTTGAAATTGTTGTCATTCTGGAAGGCATCGTGGAAACTACAGGTGAGTACGCTCAAACTTCATGGACACATCT
Above is a window of Stigmatopora nigra isolate UIUO_SnigA chromosome 11, RoL_Snig_1.1, whole genome shotgun sequence DNA encoding:
- the kcnj3a gene encoding G protein-activated inward rectifier potassium channel 1 — encoded protein: MSALRKKFGDDYQVVTTSSSGSGFGNQAPAEKKRKRQRFVDKNGRCNVQHGNLGGETSRYLSDLFTTLVDLKWRWNLFIFVLTYTVAWLFMASMWWFIAYIRGDLNKAHNDKYTPCVANVYNFPSAFLFFIETEATIGYGYRYITDKCPEGIILFLFQSILGSIVDAFLIGCMFIKMSQPKKRAETLMFSEHAAISMRDGKLTLMFRVGNLRNSHMVSAQIRCKLLKSRQTPEGEFLPLDQLELDVGFSTGADQLFLVSPLTICHVIDTKSPFYDLSQRSMQTEQFEIVVILEGIVETTGMTCQARTSYTEDEVLWGHRFFPVISLEEGFFKVDYSQFHATFEVPTPPYSVKEQEEALLLSSPLMAPSLCNSGEKNNSLDCLETLEDNDSTTKLPSKLQKMTGREGLPKKLLRMSSTTSEMTYNFGELPMKLQRISSVPGVSDDKLGGKVSKISTEPISKSVADLPPKLQRLAGGGRMDGHLPPKLRKMNSDRFT